A region of Novipirellula aureliae DNA encodes the following proteins:
- a CDS encoding beta strand repeat-containing protein — translation MITVTGTNDGPVAQSGVNTATEDGAVVNGTLSENDVDTSDKHTYSLVTNTSEGSVTVQSNGDYTFDPGADFQDLSLGETREVTFTYEVEDNNGATSQANFVITVTGTNDGPVAQAGTNTAIEDGAVVNGTLSETDVDANDTHTYSLVTNTAEGSVTVQSNGDYTFEPGADFQDLALGETRDVTFTYEVDDGNGGTSQANVVITVTGTNDGPVAQAGTNTATEDGAVVNGTLSENDVDTSDTHTYSLVTNTSEGSVTVQSNGDYTFDPGADFQNLSLGETREVTFTYEVEDNNGATSQANVVITVTGTNDGPVAQAGTNTAIEDGAVVNGTLSETDVDANDTHTYSLVSNTTEGNVTVQSNGDYAFDPGADFQDLALGETRDVTFAYEVDDGNGGTSQANVVITVTGTNDGPVAQTGVNTATEDGAVVNGTLSENDVDTSDTHTYSLVTNTSEGSVTVQSNGDYTFEPGADFQDLSLGETREVTFTYEVEDNNGATSQASVVITVTGTNDGPVAQAGTNTAIEDGAVINGTLSETDVDANDTHTYSLVTNTAEGSVTVQSNGDYAFDPGADFQDLALGETRDVTFTYEVDDGNGGTSQANVVITVTGTNDGPVAQTGVNTATEDGAVVNGTLSETDADTSDTHTYSLVTNTSEGSVTVQSNGDYTFDPGADFQDLSLGETREVTFTYEVEDNNGAISQANVVITVTGTNDGPVAQAGTNTATEDGAVVNGTLSETDVDANDTHTYSLVSNTSEGNVTVQSNGDYTFEPGADFQDLALGETRDVTFAYEVDDGNGGTSQANVVITVTGTNDGPVAQAGTNTATEDGAVVNGTLSENDVDTSDTHTYSLVTNTSEGSVTVQSNGDYTFDPGADFQDLSIGETRDVTFTYEVEDNNGATSQANVVITVTGTNDGPVAQAGTNTAIEDGAVVNGTLSETDVDANDTHTYSLITNTAEGSVTVQSNGDYTFEPGADFQDLALGETRVVTFTYEVTDNHGATSQADVTITVTGSNDGPIANADTATSVEAGGISNSTAGLDAVGNVLANDSDIDTIDTHTVSGVVAGNQIVAVGSVGSSVSGTYGSIVIDASGNYVYQIDNSNPNVEALLTSSDTLEDVFTYTIIDNHGIASTTQIRITVEGSNDNPHDLDATDMTIDENLANNEIVGTVTPSDVDTGDVYAYSLTDDADGRFAIDAAGNIRVTDSGRLDYESITQHSITVRVTDSTGGSYEEDFTVSLDDVNEFNISTPVDANLSVNAVNENSAIGTIVGFTAFAVDADGTNNAITYEIINCVDCPFTIDATTGVVTTAAVFDYEAIQSHVVTVQATSSDGSMATMDTTIQIIDVNEAPIAVGENFTLNMGNAIIVHPGLLDNDSDVDSSVLTVKIVHGPEHGVLTTLMNGNFVYTPSGGYFGIDTFTYVANDGELDSNPVTVTMTINAIDAGSGDGDGEDGDGNTEELGDTDDNGSDDPSATDALDNNDMLVGQVPANATSSSNNSGSNDNGSQIAPGIVVDSLGGADGNPMNDGFGNSGFSVTRENGMQWNSASQLNLSRVHANAVDSLDQMLLLDLTHSVGWHPLEDANGPGEESISFGTENVGVVGATAGIATVGYVLWALRGGVLLTTIFGSLPTWRLIDPSALLTAHRSANKKGGSGVETFLD, via the coding sequence GTGATCACCGTTACTGGAACGAACGACGGACCCGTGGCACAGTCGGGAGTGAATACCGCGACCGAAGATGGCGCGGTCGTCAACGGAACGCTGAGTGAAAACGATGTAGACACCAGCGACAAGCACACGTACTCGCTAGTCACAAATACCAGCGAGGGTAGCGTTACGGTTCAATCCAACGGTGACTACACCTTCGATCCGGGCGCGGACTTCCAAGATCTCTCTCTCGGTGAAACCCGCGAGGTCACCTTCACGTACGAGGTGGAGGACAACAACGGTGCAACCAGTCAAGCCAACTTCGTGATCACGGTCACCGGAACGAACGACGGACCGGTTGCTCAAGCGGGAACGAATACGGCGATCGAAGACGGCGCAGTCGTCAACGGAACGCTTTCGGAAACGGACGTCGATGCCAACGACACGCACACCTATTCGTTAGTCACCAACACAGCCGAAGGCAGTGTCACGGTTCAATCCAACGGAGACTACACCTTCGAACCCGGAGCCGACTTCCAGGATCTGGCACTCGGCGAAACACGCGATGTGACCTTTACCTACGAAGTGGACGACGGCAACGGCGGAACCAGCCAAGCCAACGTCGTGATCACGGTCACCGGAACGAACGACGGACCTGTGGCTCAAGCGGGAACGAACACGGCGACGGAAGACGGCGCAGTCGTCAACGGAACGCTGAGTGAAAACGATGTAGACACCAGCGACACGCATACGTACTCGCTAGTCACAAATACCAGCGAGGGTAGCGTTACGGTACAATCGAACGGTGACTACACTTTCGATCCGGGCGCGGACTTCCAAAATCTCTCTCTCGGTGAAACCCGCGAGGTCACCTTCACGTACGAGGTGGAAGACAACAACGGTGCAACCAGTCAAGCCAACGTCGTGATCACGGTCACCGGAACGAACGATGGGCCGGTTGCTCAAGCGGGAACCAACACGGCGATCGAAGACGGCGCGGTCGTCAACGGGACACTTTCGGAAACGGATGTCGACGCCAACGACACGCACACCTATTCGTTGGTCTCCAATACGACCGAAGGAAACGTCACGGTTCAATCCAACGGTGACTATGCATTTGATCCCGGAGCCGACTTCCAGGATCTGGCACTCGGCGAAACACGCGATGTGACCTTTGCCTACGAAGTGGACGACGGCAACGGCGGAACTAGCCAAGCCAACGTCGTGATCACGGTCACCGGAACGAACGACGGACCTGTGGCGCAAACGGGAGTGAATACCGCGACCGAAGATGGCGCAGTTGTCAACGGAACGCTGAGTGAAAACGATGTAGACACTAGCGATACGCATACGTACTCGCTAGTCACAAATACCAGCGAGGGTAGCGTTACGGTTCAATCGAACGGTGACTACACTTTCGAACCCGGAGCCGACTTCCAAGATCTCTCTCTCGGTGAAACCCGCGAGGTGACCTTCACCTACGAGGTGGAAGACAACAACGGAGCAACCAGTCAAGCCAGCGTCGTGATCACGGTTACCGGAACGAACGATGGGCCGGTTGCTCAAGCGGGAACGAATACGGCGATCGAAGACGGCGCGGTCATCAACGGAACGCTTTCGGAAACGGATGTCGACGCCAACGACACGCACACCTATTCGTTAGTCACCAACACAGCCGAAGGCAGTGTCACGGTTCAATCCAACGGAGACTATGCATTTGATCCCGGAGCCGACTTCCAGGATCTGGCACTCGGCGAAACACGCGATGTGACCTTTACCTACGAAGTGGACGACGGCAACGGCGGAACTAGCCAAGCCAACGTCGTGATCACCGTTACTGGAACGAACGACGGACCCGTGGCGCAAACGGGAGTGAATACCGCAACGGAAGACGGCGCAGTCGTCAACGGAACGCTGAGTGAAACCGATGCAGACACCAGCGACACGCATACGTACTCGCTAGTCACAAATACCAGCGAGGGTAGCGTTACGGTACAATCGAACGGTGACTACACCTTCGATCCGGGCGCGGACTTCCAAGATCTCTCTCTCGGTGAAACCCGCGAGGTCACCTTCACGTACGAGGTGGAAGACAACAACGGCGCAATCAGTCAAGCCAACGTCGTGATCACGGTTACCGGAACGAATGATGGGCCGGTTGCTCAAGCGGGAACCAACACGGCGACCGAAGACGGCGCAGTCGTCAACGGAACACTTTCGGAAACGGACGTCGACGCCAACGACACGCACACCTATTCGTTGGTCTCCAACACCAGCGAAGGAAACGTCACGGTTCAATCCAACGGAGACTACACCTTCGAACCCGGAGCCGACTTCCAGGATCTGGCACTCGGCGAAACACGCGATGTGACCTTTGCCTACGAAGTTGACGACGGCAACGGCGGAACTAGCCAAGCCAACGTCGTGATCACGGTCACCGGAACGAACGACGGACCTGTGGCTCAAGCGGGAACGAACACGGCGACGGAAGACGGCGCTGTCGTCAACGGAACGCTGAGTGAAAACGATGTAGACACCAGCGACACGCATACGTACTCGCTAGTCACGAATACCAGCGAGGGTAGCGTTACGGTGCAATCGAACGGTGACTACACCTTCGATCCGGGCGCGGACTTCCAAGATCTCTCCATCGGTGAAACACGCGACGTGACCTTCACGTACGAGGTGGAAGACAACAACGGTGCAACCAGTCAAGCCAACGTCGTGATCACGGTTACCGGAACGAACGATGGGCCGGTTGCTCAAGCGGGAACGAACACGGCGATCGAAGACGGCGCAGTCGTCAACGGAACGCTTTCGGAAACGGACGTCGATGCTAACGACACGCACACCTATTCGTTAATCACCAACACAGCCGAAGGCAGTGTCACGGTCCAATCCAACGGAGACTACACCTTCGAACCCGGAGCCGACTTCCAGGATCTGGCACTCGGCGAAACACGTGTTGTGACCTTCACATACGAAGTGACCGACAACCACGGTGCGACGAGTCAAGCGGATGTCACGATCACGGTGACGGGAAGCAATGACGGCCCCATTGCTAATGCGGACACGGCAACCTCGGTCGAAGCGGGAGGGATTAGCAATTCGACGGCCGGATTGGACGCCGTCGGCAATGTCCTAGCGAATGACTCCGATATTGATACGATTGACACTCATACTGTCTCGGGCGTCGTCGCTGGCAATCAAATCGTAGCGGTCGGGTCAGTCGGTAGTAGTGTTAGCGGCACCTATGGATCGATTGTCATCGACGCAAGTGGTAACTACGTCTACCAAATCGACAATTCCAACCCGAATGTGGAGGCACTGCTTACGTCTTCGGACACACTCGAGGATGTGTTTACTTACACGATCATCGACAATCACGGAATCGCCTCCACGACCCAAATTCGCATCACCGTGGAAGGTTCGAACGATAATCCTCACGATCTTGACGCGACCGATATGACGATCGATGAGAACCTGGCAAACAATGAAATTGTCGGTACAGTCACGCCGAGCGATGTTGATACGGGTGACGTCTATGCCTACTCGTTGACCGACGACGCCGATGGACGGTTCGCGATTGACGCTGCTGGGAACATCCGTGTTACGGACAGTGGCCGCTTGGATTACGAATCCATTACTCAGCATTCGATCACTGTTCGCGTTACCGATTCAACAGGCGGTTCTTACGAAGAGGATTTTACGGTTTCACTCGATGATGTAAACGAATTCAACATCTCGACACCTGTCGACGCTAACCTTTCCGTCAATGCGGTCAATGAAAACTCAGCGATTGGGACGATCGTCGGCTTCACCGCGTTTGCAGTCGATGCAGACGGAACCAATAACGCCATCACCTACGAGATCATCAACTGCGTTGATTGCCCCTTTACGATTGATGCAACAACAGGCGTTGTGACGACGGCGGCAGTGTTTGACTATGAGGCAATACAGAGTCATGTGGTCACGGTCCAAGCGACTAGCAGTGATGGATCGATGGCAACGATGGACACGACCATTCAAATTATCGATGTGAACGAAGCCCCGATCGCAGTCGGCGAGAATTTTACATTGAATATGGGTAATGCCATCATCGTCCATCCTGGTTTGCTCGATAACGATAGCGATGTCGACTCAAGTGTATTGACTGTGAAAATTGTGCACGGTCCCGAGCATGGCGTTTTAACGACGCTCATGAATGGTAACTTCGTCTACACACCTAGCGGCGGCTACTTCGGGATCGATACATTTACCTATGTTGCGAATGATGGGGAATTAGACAGTAACCCAGTCACCGTGACGATGACGATCAATGCGATCGACGCGGGCAGCGGAGACGGAGACGGAGAGGATGGCGATGGCAATACGGAGGAACTCGGCGACACGGATGATAATGGATCCGACGACCCTTCTGCTACCGACGCGCTCGACAACAATGACATGCTTGTCGGGCAAGTCCCCGCTAACGCGACATCGAGTTCGAACAATTCGGGGTCAAATGACAATGGTAGTCAGATTGCGCCAGGAATCGTAGTCGATTCACTCGGCGGTGCCGATGGGAATCCAATGAACGATGGGTTTGGCAATTCAGGTTTTTCGGTAACGCGTGAGAATGGGATGCAGTGGAACAGCGCATCGCAATTGAACCTTAGCCGGGTCCATGCGAACGCAGTGGATTCACTCGATCAGATGCTGTTGTTGGATTTGACACATAGTGTGGGCTGGCATCCGCTTGAGGATGCGAATGGTCCAGGCGAGGAATCGATCTCGTTTGGTACCGAAAACGTCGGCGTGGTCGGAGCGACTGCCGGCATCGCTACGGTCGGTTATGTCTTGTGGGCACTGCGTGGCGGAGTGCTACTGACGACGATTTTCGGAAGTTTGCCGACTTGGCGGCTGATCGACCCCTCGGCACTACTAACCGCACATCGTAGTGCGAATAAGAAGGGCGGCAGCGGCGTCGAAACGTTCTTGGACTAA
- a CDS encoding DUF790 family protein, producing the protein MLTNEQSILHFDFHSQVVKPDRLVRTSHAHYLELSRRLIHVYQSSVGEPRKVLHRRVQQILQPIEDCPTRRIAAFCKLLDDESVYAKDKAGAAAKLRSRVFGLAAKRHPLVQSADQLFDHCESIVKAEIAAEFGRPWDEIAGQLFNDVIEFHPLKTPPLDLQPSDLLSRYNVAQTQTALYGAVSMTVWAKQDFKNILRYAKLARLMHSIRRQDDTYVFRFNGPASVVRSTKRYGVNFARFLPSLLAADDWRMQATVVGPMKRRFALQLSSHDGLKGRIEDADFDSRIEEMFFTEWHGKERCGWELTRESAILHQAQTVFMPDFTLRHPQHGEVLLEIVGFWTPEYLRKKAATLERFRRSGRILLAIAESVNESIPDLGIERIVYKSKLLPKTVLAALNEMV; encoded by the coding sequence ATGTTGACGAATGAACAATCCATCCTCCATTTCGATTTCCACAGTCAAGTCGTCAAACCCGATCGGTTGGTCCGAACTTCACACGCACACTACTTGGAATTATCGAGGCGATTGATTCATGTCTACCAAAGCAGTGTCGGGGAACCGCGTAAGGTCTTGCACAGACGAGTGCAACAAATCCTACAGCCGATTGAAGATTGCCCGACTCGTCGAATCGCAGCATTTTGCAAATTGCTTGATGATGAGAGTGTCTATGCGAAAGACAAAGCTGGTGCGGCTGCAAAACTTCGCAGCCGCGTGTTTGGGCTAGCTGCGAAACGCCATCCACTCGTGCAGAGCGCTGATCAATTGTTCGACCACTGTGAAAGCATTGTCAAAGCAGAGATTGCCGCAGAATTCGGAAGACCTTGGGATGAGATTGCTGGCCAGCTTTTCAATGATGTGATTGAATTTCATCCGCTGAAAACTCCTCCACTTGATTTACAGCCGAGTGATCTACTGAGCCGTTACAACGTTGCACAAACACAAACGGCTTTGTATGGTGCCGTGTCGATGACGGTTTGGGCCAAACAAGATTTCAAGAACATATTACGCTATGCGAAACTAGCCCGATTGATGCATAGCATTCGTCGACAAGACGACACGTATGTATTCCGTTTTAATGGCCCCGCTTCGGTGGTTCGCAGCACCAAAAGATACGGAGTCAACTTTGCCCGCTTCTTGCCTAGCCTACTCGCTGCGGATGATTGGCGGATGCAAGCAACCGTCGTGGGACCAATGAAACGTCGATTCGCTTTACAGCTATCGAGCCACGACGGTTTAAAGGGCCGAATCGAAGACGCTGATTTCGATAGCCGAATCGAAGAAATGTTCTTCACCGAGTGGCATGGGAAAGAGCGATGTGGTTGGGAGTTAACACGCGAGTCGGCGATATTGCATCAAGCACAAACCGTTTTCATGCCCGATTTTACGCTACGTCATCCACAGCATGGCGAGGTTTTACTGGAGATTGTCGGATTTTGGACTCCAGAATACTTGCGAAAAAAAGCGGCGACGTTGGAACGATTTCGTCGTTCAGGTCGGATTCTCTTGGCAATTGCCGAAAGTGTCAATGAATCGATTCCGGACCTTGGGATTGAGCGAATTGTGTACAAGTCGAAGCTCTTACCCAAAACCGTGTTGGCTGCTCTGAATGAGATGGTCTGA
- a CDS encoding DEAD/DEAH box helicase yields the protein MFDPHLSDDDQPRDHSPVRLSFEQGTLTLCGVSNDLIKKVFEPAQWVFDVRSQSYRTDAYQYREVVDRMKNRIAGTFQDEVPDWKPISIRQPNLHHLRADQTEAVDAWMKTRRGVVVMPTGTGKTEVALQIICRLGCSVLVVAPVRDLMYQWHERIIKATGIDAGIIGDGVHRVSPISVTTYDSASIHMARIGNRFELIIFDECHHLPSPMRQDAALMCAAPYRLGLTATPQRGRGKVENNDAYDEFLGPRVYTQAIEAARGKTLAAYDVIRIAVHLSDEERSRYTRLGKIVAKYISDRRADTPDYDWKALCRDSGHSPEARRALVAFHAKRSIEDRAADKLRIIEDLFRLHAGEPVIVFCGSNAMARDVSLRFLIPCLLSHCRKRERQEILSGLREGRYPAIVANRVLDEGVDLPEVNVAIVVGGGAGTRQALQRLGRVLRKNQFGGAVFYEIVTAGTRDELRSRSRRSSDAFRVKSC from the coding sequence ATGTTTGATCCTCATTTATCCGACGACGATCAACCTCGGGATCACTCGCCGGTTCGCTTATCGTTTGAGCAGGGAACGTTGACGTTGTGCGGTGTCTCGAATGACTTGATCAAGAAGGTTTTCGAACCGGCTCAATGGGTGTTTGATGTTCGCAGCCAATCCTACCGTACCGACGCCTACCAATATCGAGAGGTTGTCGACCGTATGAAAAACCGAATCGCCGGTACCTTTCAAGACGAAGTTCCCGATTGGAAACCGATTTCGATTCGCCAACCCAACCTTCACCATTTGCGTGCCGACCAGACCGAGGCGGTCGATGCTTGGATGAAAACACGGCGTGGCGTCGTCGTGATGCCAACCGGAACAGGGAAAACGGAAGTTGCTTTGCAGATCATTTGCCGGCTCGGGTGCAGCGTTTTGGTCGTCGCTCCCGTTCGCGATTTGATGTATCAATGGCATGAGCGAATCATCAAAGCGACGGGGATTGATGCTGGAATCATTGGAGATGGCGTCCATCGAGTGAGTCCGATCAGCGTAACGACCTACGACAGTGCTTCGATTCACATGGCTCGAATTGGCAATCGATTCGAGTTGATCATCTTCGATGAGTGCCACCATTTGCCAAGTCCGATGCGGCAGGACGCAGCTTTGATGTGCGCGGCACCGTATCGGTTGGGACTTACGGCAACCCCACAGCGCGGACGTGGCAAGGTCGAGAACAATGATGCTTACGACGAGTTTCTCGGCCCTCGCGTCTACACTCAAGCGATCGAGGCCGCACGAGGGAAAACGCTGGCGGCTTACGACGTGATCCGAATCGCGGTCCATTTGTCGGACGAAGAACGCAGCCGCTACACCCGTCTCGGCAAGATTGTCGCAAAATACATTTCGGACCGTCGGGCGGACACTCCCGACTATGATTGGAAAGCATTGTGTCGTGACAGCGGTCACAGCCCGGAAGCTCGTCGCGCGTTGGTTGCATTTCATGCCAAACGATCAATCGAAGATCGTGCGGCGGACAAACTTCGGATTATCGAGGATCTTTTTCGGCTTCATGCCGGCGAGCCAGTCATCGTCTTTTGCGGATCCAATGCGATGGCTCGTGACGTGTCGCTGCGTTTTCTCATTCCTTGTCTCCTAAGCCATTGTCGAAAACGAGAACGGCAGGAGATCCTTTCCGGCCTACGTGAGGGACGTTATCCAGCGATCGTTGCCAACCGTGTTTTGGACGAGGGGGTCGATTTGCCAGAGGTTAACGTGGCAATTGTCGTCGGTGGGGGAGCGGGGACTCGTCAAGCTCTTCAACGGCTCGGCCGTGTTCTTCGCAAAAACCAATTTGGTGGCGCGGTCTTTTATGAAATTGTTACCGCGGGAACTCGCGACGAACTGCGGTCTCGTTCGAGACGAAGCAGTGATGCTTTTCGGGTCAAGTCATGTTGA
- a CDS encoding asparagine synthase-related protein: MTNPNSQATNPKPLRQFVDLVDPAANLFLSCSQSQADEAIQSGDVEQIRRINGQYAVLQPTGPLLRMARTIARPMRYYYADFEDKSFLVVAERIDEIYEFLVAQGCAASFDSALTRMVPAHYLCEIDLTESSDVSPRYERFLRPERNRLPVDLDLIGKTYIGQLTQELNRWLDVLPDDEPIGVMFSGGIDSGSVLLLLHHLLSERSDSLDRLRAFTLSIGGEGDDRKQAIDFLNTLNLTSFVEEVDVPLSQVDFRKAIAAVEDYKPLDIQSATAGYAICEAIRERYPDWRWLVDGDGGDENLKDYPIEDNPGLTIDHVLGHTLLYQEGWGIDAVKHSKTYSGGQSRGHVRTWAPGRLLGFSGFSPYALPNMIDIAEGIPFAELTERKPEKLYALKGEVVRRGVKQITGFEMPIYPKRRFQRGAVSSQTFEQIFPSTARDYRNEFDRLQA; this comes from the coding sequence ATGACGAACCCAAATTCCCAAGCAACCAATCCAAAACCTCTTCGGCAATTTGTCGACTTGGTCGATCCTGCGGCGAACCTGTTTCTCAGTTGCTCGCAATCCCAGGCGGATGAAGCGATACAAAGCGGCGATGTAGAGCAGATTCGACGAATCAATGGCCAGTACGCAGTGCTGCAACCGACCGGCCCTTTGCTGCGGATGGCTCGCACGATCGCTCGACCGATGCGGTACTATTACGCTGATTTCGAGGACAAGTCCTTCCTGGTTGTGGCAGAACGTATCGACGAAATTTATGAGTTTTTGGTAGCCCAGGGATGTGCAGCATCGTTTGACTCGGCACTGACTCGGATGGTTCCGGCCCACTATTTGTGTGAGATCGATTTAACAGAGTCTTCGGATGTCTCGCCGCGATATGAACGGTTCCTGAGGCCAGAGAGGAACCGTTTACCCGTCGATTTGGATTTGATTGGCAAGACCTATATCGGTCAATTGACGCAGGAGCTAAATCGTTGGCTCGATGTGCTGCCCGATGACGAACCGATTGGAGTGATGTTCTCGGGAGGCATTGACAGTGGTTCCGTGTTGCTTTTACTGCATCATTTGCTGAGCGAACGATCTGATTCACTCGACCGATTGCGTGCATTTACGCTGTCGATTGGCGGTGAAGGCGACGACCGTAAGCAAGCGATCGATTTTCTCAACACATTGAACCTGACATCCTTTGTCGAAGAGGTCGACGTTCCGTTGTCTCAAGTCGATTTTCGAAAAGCGATCGCTGCGGTCGAGGATTACAAACCTCTCGATATTCAGTCCGCGACCGCTGGTTACGCGATCTGCGAAGCGATCCGCGAGCGATATCCCGATTGGCGATGGTTGGTCGATGGCGATGGCGGCGATGAAAACTTGAAAGACTATCCGATCGAAGATAATCCGGGCTTGACGATCGACCACGTCCTCGGTCATACGCTGCTCTATCAAGAGGGCTGGGGAATCGATGCGGTTAAGCACTCCAAAACCTATTCGGGTGGTCAAAGTCGAGGGCACGTCCGGACGTGGGCGCCGGGACGACTGCTCGGGTTCTCTGGATTCAGCCCCTACGCGTTACCGAACATGATTGACATCGCTGAAGGTATTCCGTTTGCCGAACTGACCGAACGCAAGCCAGAGAAACTTTATGCACTCAAAGGTGAAGTGGTACGCCGAGGCGTCAAGCAGATCACTGGCTTCGAAATGCCAATTTATCCAAAGCGGCGATTTCAACGTGGAGCCGTTTCATCACAAACGTTTGAGCAGATATTTCCGTCGACCGCTAGAGATTATCGGAATGAGTTCGACAGGCTTCAGGCATGA
- a CDS encoding gamma-glutamylcyclotransferase family protein codes for MRDPVHAFFVYGTLKQGGCRDSLWPCVPLKITSAWTYGTLYDRADYPAMMPGQTRVKGEYRLFRESELPEVLEAIDAIEGTNQYGVPDLYHRVVVDVFAEDMTRIGKAYTYHYAIDPAADGFSRMMPRGDQTDVEWLAF; via the coding sequence ATGAGGGATCCCGTCCATGCTTTTTTCGTCTACGGAACGCTAAAACAAGGTGGCTGCCGCGATTCGTTATGGCCATGTGTCCCACTGAAAATCACATCGGCTTGGACCTATGGCACGCTCTACGATCGTGCAGACTATCCCGCAATGATGCCAGGTCAGACCCGCGTCAAAGGTGAATACCGGCTGTTTCGCGAATCGGAGCTACCGGAAGTGCTCGAAGCGATTGACGCTATCGAAGGAACGAATCAATATGGTGTACCCGATTTGTACCACCGCGTCGTCGTGGATGTTTTTGCAGAAGACATGACACGGATCGGAAAAGCGTACACCTATCACTATGCGATTGATCCCGCTGCCGACGGGTTCAGTCGGATGATGCCACGCGGTGACCAAACCGACGTCGAGTGGTTGGCGTTTTGA
- a CDS encoding glycoside hydrolase family 5 protein gives MKPSLPSPRCNILLLLAAVWAAVWLVSYPSASAHETGQPSPGTTSPGTTSLPEASAKNLPRWRGFNLLEKFYLKSDGNSRLAKNGPFFEDDFKMIHELGFNFVRLPLDYRVWIEGGDWNRINEQQLKEIDQAVEWGKRYNIHVMINFHRAPGYTVASPAEPTSVWTDLETQRACAKHWAMFAKRYRDVPSRNLSFNLFNEPSGVAVENYVAVVSKMANVIRNEDPDRLIVADGVNWGMESVPAFVDLDVAQSTRGYMPFDLTHYRAEWVNEDAVGSPPSWPRVSANGFLYAPQKKGLSAEARMPMKIRGVFSECDSLRIHLNKVSDRADLVVKMDGEIVWRKAFVCRPERTSEDEWKRSVYKAQWNIYENFYDRSYEVGIPAGTSEIVIALTGGDWLLIDEIALRRMGDNPEQVLRLGSEWGKKPAQAIFRGPNAAPPFIGPNMEDGQWLWDKTIAPWLEMKQRGCGVIVGEFGCYKYTPHADTLRWMEDCLSNWQKAEMGWALWNFRGPFGVLDSQRSDVEYENYKTHKLDRKMLQLLQKY, from the coding sequence TTGAAACCTTCCCTTCCCTCTCCCCGCTGCAACATTCTTTTGCTCCTTGCTGCTGTCTGGGCTGCTGTCTGGCTCGTTTCTTATCCGAGCGCCTCCGCGCATGAAACGGGACAACCGTCTCCTGGCACAACGTCTCCTGGCACAACGTCGCTACCCGAGGCATCTGCCAAAAATTTGCCGCGCTGGCGTGGTTTCAACTTGCTTGAAAAGTTTTATTTGAAATCCGATGGCAATTCGCGACTCGCTAAGAATGGTCCATTCTTCGAAGACGATTTCAAAATGATCCATGAGCTAGGGTTCAATTTTGTTCGCTTACCTCTCGATTATCGAGTTTGGATCGAAGGTGGCGATTGGAATCGAATCAACGAACAACAACTCAAAGAGATTGATCAAGCGGTCGAGTGGGGGAAGCGTTACAACATACATGTAATGATCAATTTTCACCGCGCACCGGGTTACACGGTGGCCTCGCCAGCCGAACCAACGTCGGTGTGGACAGACCTGGAAACTCAGCGGGCTTGTGCGAAACATTGGGCGATGTTCGCCAAACGATACCGCGATGTGCCAAGCCGCAATCTTAGTTTCAATTTGTTTAACGAGCCGTCGGGGGTTGCGGTCGAAAACTATGTCGCCGTCGTCAGCAAAATGGCCAATGTGATCCGAAACGAGGATCCCGATCGACTCATCGTTGCCGATGGAGTGAATTGGGGGATGGAGAGCGTGCCCGCGTTTGTCGATTTGGACGTCGCTCAATCGACCCGCGGTTACATGCCTTTCGACTTGACGCACTATCGAGCGGAGTGGGTCAATGAGGACGCGGTCGGTTCGCCGCCAAGTTGGCCGCGAGTATCGGCAAACGGATTCCTGTACGCACCCCAAAAGAAAGGATTGTCAGCGGAAGCGCGAATGCCGATGAAAATCCGAGGTGTTTTTAGTGAATGCGACAGCCTCCGAATCCATCTCAACAAAGTCTCGGACCGTGCGGATCTTGTCGTCAAGATGGACGGTGAAATTGTCTGGAGAAAGGCCTTTGTGTGTCGCCCTGAAAGAACCAGTGAAGACGAATGGAAAAGGTCGGTCTACAAGGCTCAGTGGAATATCTATGAAAATTTCTACGACCGCAGTTATGAAGTCGGTATCCCAGCTGGCACTAGCGAGATTGTCATTGCTTTGACGGGTGGGGATTGGTTGTTGATCGATGAGATTGCTCTGCGGCGAATGGGCGATAATCCTGAGCAAGTACTCCGACTGGGGAGCGAATGGGGAAAGAAACCAGCGCAGGCAATCTTTCGAGGTCCGAATGCTGCTCCTCCGTTCATCGGACCCAACATGGAAGACGGCCAATGGCTTTGGGACAAAACGATTGCCCCGTGGTTGGAGATGAAGCAACGAGGCTGTGGCGTGATCGTTGGCGAATTTGGCTGCTACAAGTATACGCCGCACGCCGATACGCTTCGCTGGATGGAAGATTGCTTAAGCAACTGGCAGAAAGCGGAGATGGGGTGGGCGTTATGGAATTTCCGAGGCCCGTTCGGTGTCCTGGATAGCCAGCGATCGGATGTCGAGTACGAGAATTACAAAACCCACAAGCTCGATCGCAAGATGTTGCAACTGTTACAGAAGTATTGA